A single genomic interval of Hippoglossus stenolepis isolate QCI-W04-F060 chromosome 24, HSTE1.2, whole genome shotgun sequence harbors:
- the lig4 gene encoding DNA ligase 4, producing the protein MEGPSTSDAAAEPSVGAQVPFLHLCTTLEKIQKSKLRPDKSKILRDFMESWRKFHSALHKDNPKTTDSFYPAMRLVVPSFERERMAYGIKENMLAKLYINVLGLPQNGPEANKLLNYRAPTTSQGEAGDFAGMAYFVLKKRCTSQGSLSIKEVNDFLDSVAINNGSKQKDLVKKSLLHIITQSSALEQKWLIRMILKDMKLGVSKETVLQVFHPDAAEFYNVNTDLNKVCQQLHDPSLSLSEASIGLFSAFKPMLAAMANIRNVEKQMGNSPFYIQTKLDGERIQLHKDGDVYKYFTRNAFEYTQQFGGSPLEGSLTPHIHNVFKSHVVNCILDGEMMAYNSTTETFMQKGSKFDIKKLMDDSGLQTCFCVFDVLLINNQKFGNETLKKRYEVINTVFTPVKGRIQLVQKSDARTMQEVVNALNDAIDSREEGIMVKDPLSIYKPDKRGEGWLKIKPEYVDGLMDELDLLIVGGYWGKGRRGGMMSHFLCGVAEAPKPGEKPSVFHSFCRIGSGYTMKELYDLGLKLAKHWKVYRKNDPPASILCATEKPEVYIEPCNSVIIQVKAAEIVGSDMYRTSCTLRFPRIEKIRDDKEWHQCMTLAELDQFRSKALGKLASRHLSINNEEPQKKKRKVAPKPKKVVGLIDHFKPQDLSGVTKETDMFEDVEFCILNGTEDHPKAELEKGVVRCGGIVVQNPGRDTYCVVAGVENMRVKNLISANKHDMVWASWLLECLQQKEVVPWQPHHMIHMSPSTREHFAKEYDSYGDSYHVDTDEQQLREVFNRIGSGNQQAAANVGQVEQHYSWDDLPTSMFRPFRVYMDSCADVGETKTAIAGSCLDIRALEFRYHGGRVEQKLEEGVSHVIITEETRLLVLRTLRRSFMKKFKIVRDSWVSDSIKAGYVMNDNNYLV; encoded by the exons ATGGAGGGACCTTCCACGAGTGACGCTGCTGCAGAACCGTCTGTCGGAGCTCAGGTTCCTTTCCTTCACCTGTGCACCACTCTAGAGAAAATCCAGAAGTCTAAACTCCGTCCTGATAAATCCAAGATCCTCAGAGATTTCATGGAGTCGTGGAGGAAGTTTCACTCGGCCCTCCACAAAGACAATCCCAAGACCACTGACTCGTTCTACCCAGCCATGCGCCTCGTCGTTCCCTCGTTCGAACGAGAGCGGATGGCTTATGGCATCAAGGAGAACATGTTGGCGAAACTCTACATCAACGTGTTAGGCCTCCCACAGAACGGCCCAGAGGCCAATAAGCTGTTGAACTACAGAGCTCCGACCACGTCCCAGGGGGAAGCTGGAGACTTTGCGGGCATGGCGTACTTTGTGCTGAAGAAGCGATGCACCAGCCAAGGAAGCCTCAGCATCAAAGAAGTCAACGACTTTCTGGACTCGGTGGCGATCAACAATGGGAGCAAGCAGAAGGATCTTGTGAAGAAGAGTCTGCTGCACATCATCACCCAGAGCTCCGCCCTCGAGCAGAAGTGGCTCATCAGGATGATTCTGAAGGACATGAAGCTCGGGGTCAGCAAAGAAACTGTTCTCCAAGTCTTCCACCCAGATGCTGCTGAATTCTACAACGTCAACACAGACTTGAACAAGGTTTGCCAGCAGCTCCACGACCCGTCCTTGTCTCTGAGTGAAGCCTCCATCGGGCTTTTCTCTGCCTTCAAGCCCATGTTAGCAGCTATGGCTAACATCCGCAATGTGGAGAAACAGATGGGCAACAGCCCCTTTTACATCCAGACCAAGCTGGACGGGGAGCGAATCCAGCTGCACAAAGACGGAGACGTGTACAAATACTTCACTCGGAATGCTTTTGAATACACGCAGCAGTTTGGAGGATCGCCACTGGAGGGCTCGCTGACACCTCACATCCATAATGTGTTTAAAAGTCATGTCGTGAACTGTATCCTCGATGGGGAGATGATGGCGTACAACTCGACCACAGAGACCTTCATGCAGAAAGGGAGCAAGTTCGACATCAAGAAGCTGATGGACGACTCTGGGTTGCAGACttgcttctgtgtgtttgacgtGTTGCTAATCAATAACCAGAAGTTTGGCAATGAAACGCTGAAGAAGCGCTACGAGGTCATTAACACAGTGTTCACGCCAGTTAAAGGAAGGATTCAACTGGTGCAGAAGAGCGATGCCAGAACCATGCAAGAGGTGGTGAATGCCCTCAACGATGCCATAGACAGCCGAGAAGAGGGGATCATGGTGAAGGATCCTTTATCCATCTACAAACCCGACAAACGAGGGGAAGGATGGCTGAAGATAAAGCCAGAATATGTCGATGGCTTGATGGATGAACTCGACCTGCTGATCGTTGGCGGCTACTGGGGGAAGGGGAGACGAGGCGGCATGATGTCCCACTTCTTATGTGGCGTTGCTGAGGCTCCGAAGCCTGGAGAGAAACCCTCAGTGTTTCACTCGTTCTGTCGCATCGGCTCCGGCTACACCATGAAGGAGCTGTACGACCTTGGTTTGAAGCTCGCCAAGCACTGGAAGGTTTACCGGAAAAATGACCCCCCAGCTTCCATCCTGTGTGCAACAGAGAAGCCAGAAGTCTACATCGAGCCCTGCAATTCTGTCATCATCCAAGTGAAGGCGGCGGAGATAGTCGGCAGCGACATGTACAGAACCAGCTGCACCCTGCGCTTCCCAAGGATCGAGAAGATCCGCGATGACAAAGAGTGGCACCAGTGCATGACGCTGGCGGAGCTGGACCAGTTCCGCAGCAAGGCGCTGGGGAAACTCGCCTCGCGCCACCTCAGCATCAACAACGAggaaccacagaagaagaagcgCAAGGTGGCGCCCAAACCCAAGAAGGTGGTCGGCCTCATCGACCACTTTAAGCCTCAGGACCTCTCCGGGGTTACCAAGGAGACGGATATGTTTGAGGATGTGGAGTTCTGCATCCTGAACGGCACCGAGGATCATCCCAAGGCCGAGCTGGAAAAGGGCGTCGTCAG GTGCGGAGGAATCGTGGTTCAAAACCCCGGACGTGACACCTACTGTGTGGTCGCCGGCGTGGAGAACATGCGCGTCAAGAACCTGATTTCGGCCAACAAGCACGACATGGTTTGGGCGTCCTGGCTGCTGGAGTGCCTGCAACAGAAGGAAGTGGTCCCATGGCAACCGCACCACATGATCCACATGTCGCCCTCCACCAGGGAGCACTTCGCCAAGGAGTACGACAGCTACGGCGACAGCTACCACGTGGACACGGACGAGCAGCAGCTGCGTGAGGTGTTCAACCGCATCGGCAGCGGCAACCAGCAGGCAGCCGCGAACGTCGGGCAGGTGGAGCAGCATTACAGCTGGGACGACCTTCCCACCAGCATGTTCAGACCCTTCAGGGTTTACATGGACAGCTGTGCTGACGTAGGAGAAACCAAAACCGCCATAGCTGGGTCCTGTTTGGACATCAGGGCGCTGGAGTTCCGTTACCATGGAGGCAGAGTGGAGCAGAAGTTGGAGGAAGGAGTCTCTCATGTCAtcatcacagaggaaacaaGGCTTCTGGTTTTAAGGACTTTGAGGCGAAGCTTCATGAAGAAGTTTAAGATTGTGAGAGACTCTTGGGTGAGTGACTCAATCAAAGCAGGATATGTGATGAATGACAATAATTACTTAGTTTGA
- the nalf1a gene encoding NALCN channel auxiliary factor 1 gives MTRGAGTCWQQEDDDGFQIWLEPPRDNQKPFTDSERAQRWRLSLASLLFLTILLSDHLWFCAEAKLARTRDKFSSSSSVRLSPQTHSAHPSLRGNPDAIFIGNSTKHLWRLETCHRDSLSKNCFAFADADHLCRGLSDQEGTRAAVNMSDLYLSFCNSYSLLDLFYGSTSPDNLNCSLDVLGDGDTTRCSLCVQAYQRYDQHAQEKYEDFELLSQKYEPEAYSVRTCMEQCKTAYKPWLCAQYFPTTQQSCKKKVPCRQYCLEVQQSCPFILPDNDDLIHGGSPSFICTGLLGDHPSDSDAECCDVRWDSKMDSPSGGTLKRTASSCQPEGASVTSAASPRLCSGRLKICLLALVLLHTVIVISASHNSTLVGMAAFFSPEESASNEE, from the exons ATGACCAGGGGTGCTGGGACGTGTTGGCAGCAAGAAGATGACGACGGCTTCCAAATCTGGCTAGAGCCCCCCCGAGACAACCAAAAGCCATTCACCGACTCAGAGAGGGCGCAGCGATGGCGACTGTCCTTGGCATCCCTGTTGTTCCTCACCATCCTGCTCTCTGATCACCTGTGGTTCTGCGCCGAGGCCAAACTGGCCCGCACCCGGGACaagttctcctcctcctcctccgtgcgCCTCTCCCCCCAGACCCACTCAGCACACCCCAGCCTCAGAGGAAACCCAGATGCTATTTTTATAGGAAACTCCACCAAACATTTGTGGCGCCTCGAAACTTGCCACCGGGATAGTTTATCTAAGAACTGCTTCGCTTTCGCGGACGCCGACCATCTGTGCAGGGGCCTTTCCGACCAAGAGGGGACGCGGGCGGCTGTAAATATGAGCGATTTGTACCTTTCCTTTTGTAACTCCTACTCGCTGCTGGACCTGTTCTACGGCTCGACGAGTCCGGACAACCTGAACTGCAGCCTCGACGTGCTCGGCGACGGCGACACGACCCGGTGCAGCCTGTGCGTGCAGGCGTACCAGCGCTACGACCAGCACGCCCAGGAGAAATACGAGGACTTTGAGCTCCTGAGTCAGAAATACGAGCCGGAGGCATATTCGGTGAGGACGTGCATGGAGCAGTGCAAG ACGGCCTATAAGCCCTGGCTCTGTGCTCAGTACTTCCCCACCACCCAGCAGTCGTGTAAGAAGAAGGTGCCGTGCCGGCAGTACTGCCTGGAGGTCCAGCAGAGCTGTCCGTTCATTCTGCCGGATAACGACGACCTGATCCACGGCGGCAGccccagcttcatctgcacag GACTCTTGGGAGATCATCCATCAGACAGCGACGCAGAGTGTTGCGACGTCCGATGGGACTCCAAAATGGACAGCCCTTCTGGCGGGACTTTAAAAAGGACTGCTTCTTCCTGTCAGCCCGAGGGGGCCTCGGTCACCTCCGCCGCCTCCCCGAGACTGTGCAGCGGGCGACTGAAGATCTGCCTGCTGGCCCTCGTCCTCCTACACACTGTTATCGTCATTTCAGCCTCCCATAATTCCACATTGGTGGGCATGGCTGCCTTTTTCTCGCCAGAGGAGAGTGCTTCTAACGAGGAGTGA